In Candidatus Promineifilum breve, one genomic interval encodes:
- the hpt gene encoding hypoxanthine phosphoribosyltransferase — MNFPQPPRYGALFDGISDVLFTTEQIEKRVLELGAAISRDYEGCHPLLVGVLKGVFPFMADLIRSITIPVEVDFIAIASYNAESRRRGVVRLQKDLEQPIAGRHVIFIEDVVDTGLTLNYLLRQLRSRAPATLQVCAMFDKRSRRLINVPLHYKGFDLPDRFVVGYGLDYRELYRNLPFVGLLKAEVIRPEEGNKKESPK, encoded by the coding sequence ATGAATTTCCCCCAACCCCCGCGCTATGGCGCGTTGTTCGACGGCATCAGCGATGTCCTGTTCACGACGGAGCAGATCGAAAAGCGCGTGCTGGAGCTGGGCGCGGCCATCTCGCGCGATTACGAGGGCTGCCACCCGTTACTCGTCGGCGTGCTCAAGGGCGTCTTCCCGTTCATGGCCGACCTCATTCGCTCGATCACCATCCCGGTCGAGGTCGATTTCATCGCCATCGCCAGCTATAACGCCGAATCGCGGCGGCGCGGCGTGGTGCGCTTGCAAAAAGACCTGGAACAGCCGATTGCCGGGCGGCACGTCATCTTCATCGAGGACGTGGTCGATACCGGGCTGACGCTCAACTACCTGTTGCGCCAATTGCGCAGCCGCGCACCGGCCACACTCCAGGTCTGCGCCATGTTCGACAAGCGCTCGCGGCGGCTGATCAACGTGCCGCTCCATTACAAGGGCTTCGACCTGCCCGACCGCTTCGTGGTTGGCTATGGTCTCGATTACCGCGAACTCTATCGCAATCTGCCATTTGTGGGGTTACTGAAGGCCGAGGTCATCCGGCCGGAAGAGGGCAACAAAAAGGAGAGCCCCAAGTAA
- a CDS encoding SGNH/GDSL hydrolase family protein, translating to MDAATAANVRAIYERGQELGRDPNAFSKLGDSTLLNPHFLGPFDLGDYTLGDFGHLQPTIDRWRGSFERHGIGTHFGLHSWTVFDPMWADEEWCEAGEHLLACEVRLQNPSVLFVRLGSNDAGAPSGFRFNVKEVIEYAIDNGIIPIIGTKADRFEGSNENNDILRALAAEYHVPLWDFDRLADTLPGRGLDTDQVHLIIDELPHDFTDPAAFQRGHAMQDLSALITLDQVRRIIEE from the coding sequence ATGGACGCGGCAACAGCGGCCAACGTGCGGGCGATCTATGAACGCGGCCAGGAACTCGGCCGCGACCCCAACGCCTTCTCCAAGCTGGGCGACAGCACGCTGCTCAATCCCCACTTCCTGGGGCCGTTCGACCTGGGCGATTACACGCTGGGCGACTTCGGCCACCTTCAGCCGACGATTGACCGCTGGCGCGGCTCATTCGAGCGCCATGGCATCGGCACTCACTTCGGTCTGCACTCCTGGACGGTCTTTGACCCGATGTGGGCCGATGAGGAGTGGTGCGAAGCGGGCGAACATCTGTTGGCCTGCGAGGTGCGGCTGCAAAACCCCAGCGTCCTGTTCGTGCGCCTGGGCAGCAATGACGCCGGCGCGCCCAGCGGCTTCCGCTTCAACGTCAAGGAAGTCATCGAATACGCCATCGACAACGGCATCATCCCCATCATCGGCACCAAAGCCGACCGCTTCGAGGGCAGCAACGAGAACAACGACATCCTGCGCGCGCTGGCGGCCGAGTACCACGTGCCCCTCTGGGATTTCGACCGGCTGGCCGACACGCTGCCCGGCCGCGGGCTGGACACCGATCAGGTTCATCTCATTATCGACGAACTACCCCACGACTTCACCGACCCGGCCGCCTTCCAGCGCGGCCACGCCATGCAAGACCTTTCGGCTCTCATCACGCTGGATCAGGTGCGGCGAATCATCGAAGAATGA
- a CDS encoding LysM peptidoglycan-binding domain-containing protein, with translation MSKKTSIQTAGAAPYRCPRCDTVVPDGAEKCLMCGFPRALAPQPVVEQTLVEQPTVAQPVASEPPAPPVVEEAMPTEITSTVRESRSSLLFWVVAAAVVASLGIGWLALRDQGPTVMAAFIPTTTPLPPTITATPTWTPLPSETAPPSATLPPTETPAPTGTPRDPRAHTVAAGETLFGLSLLYRISADSIAQSNGFDINTPIQSGQSLVIPWPTATPPLESILLEINGEQIMADATNCEIIVIQSGDSAYGLSALKGVPLEAIITVNRQTQESIQLLQPGDTLCIPKIVYGDAIPPTAGPSPTPSLTPPPDGPALLYPVDGATVADPAAPIVMQWTAGQNLAADEWYMVELRDADNRDSLPRRGFTRDPSFRVPAEWRPALDEMRRMAWAVSIVRVTGRRSDGGFIYTFGGNSSAPASFLWQGAVPTATPRPTFTPTPEPAGE, from the coding sequence ATGAGCAAAAAAACGAGCATCCAGACGGCGGGAGCGGCCCCATACCGGTGTCCGCGCTGCGACACGGTTGTGCCCGATGGCGCGGAGAAGTGCCTCATGTGCGGCTTCCCGCGCGCTCTCGCCCCGCAACCCGTCGTCGAGCAAACCTTAGTTGAACAGCCAACCGTTGCCCAACCCGTCGCATCGGAACCGCCCGCGCCGCCGGTAGTGGAAGAGGCTATGCCGACGGAGATCACGTCGACCGTGCGCGAATCCCGGTCGTCGCTTCTGTTCTGGGTCGTGGCCGCCGCGGTCGTGGCGTCACTGGGTATCGGTTGGCTGGCCCTGCGCGATCAGGGGCCGACGGTCATGGCCGCCTTCATCCCCACGACAACGCCGCTGCCGCCGACGATTACCGCCACGCCGACCTGGACGCCGCTGCCCTCGGAGACGGCCCCGCCCAGCGCCACGCTGCCGCCCACGGAGACGCCCGCGCCCACCGGCACGCCGCGCGACCCGCGCGCCCACACCGTGGCCGCCGGCGAAACGCTGTTCGGCCTGTCGCTCCTCTATCGCATCTCGGCCGATAGCATCGCCCAGAGCAACGGCTTCGACATCAACACGCCGATTCAATCTGGCCAGTCGCTGGTCATCCCCTGGCCCACGGCCACGCCGCCACTGGAATCTATCTTGCTGGAGATCAATGGCGAGCAGATCATGGCCGACGCCACCAATTGCGAGATCATCGTCATCCAGTCCGGCGATTCGGCCTATGGCCTGTCGGCACTGAAGGGCGTGCCGCTGGAGGCTATCATCACTGTCAACCGGCAGACCCAGGAATCGATCCAGCTTCTCCAGCCGGGCGACACGCTGTGCATTCCCAAGATCGTCTATGGCGATGCCATCCCGCCCACCGCCGGGCCGTCGCCCACGCCGTCATTGACGCCGCCGCCCGACGGGCCGGCGCTCCTCTATCCGGTGGACGGCGCGACCGTGGCCGATCCCGCCGCGCCGATCGTCATGCAATGGACGGCCGGGCAGAATCTGGCCGCCGATGAGTGGTATATGGTCGAGCTGCGCGACGCCGACAACCGGGATAGCCTGCCCCGGCGTGGCTTCACCCGCGACCCCTCTTTCCGCGTCCCGGCCGAATGGCGGCCGGCACTGGACGAGATGCGCCGGATGGCGTGGGCGGTCAGCATCGTGCGCGTGACCGGGCGGCGCAGTGACGGCGGCTTTATCTACACCTTTGGCGGCAACAGCAGCGCCCCGGCCAGCTTCCTGTGGCAGGGAGCCGTGCCGACGGCCACGCCCCGCCCAACCTTCACGCCCACGCCGGAACCAGCCGGCGAATGA
- a CDS encoding SGNH/GDSL hydrolase family protein has protein sequence MTHRALTVALYMIISLIAVVIAALLWFYGPIAGGLLRASDGEGPTAAATNGATTLAQSASTGTGGRPAGSLGPAPLPTIRPWPTMQHTPTAIPATAIPPTVVPTIAPALDPPQQVPVNGIPWESIVVMPPDVATHAREIFAAGQALGRNPHAYSKVGDSTTENPHFLARYDEGPYNLGPFAHLQAVIDHFHGSHGRDSIAVRIGLHAWTANDPTWAEAGICLPNETPVQCEIRVHNPAVVFIRLGTNDVGVGGMFDANIRQIVETAIAAGVIPIIGTKGDRHEGSNENNDILRRIAADYRLPLWDFDLVANTLPGRGLDVDAAHMLTFYAHDYNDPTAFTRGHAMHNLTALMVLDAVWREVIQQ, from the coding sequence ATGACCCACCGCGCCCTTACCGTCGCCCTTTATATGATTATCAGCCTAATAGCCGTCGTTATCGCCGCACTTCTATGGTTCTACGGACCGATCGCCGGCGGCCTATTACGCGCTAGTGATGGCGAAGGGCCGACGGCCGCCGCAACAAACGGCGCGACCACGCTCGCCCAATCGGCTTCAACGGGCACGGGCGGCCGCCCGGCGGGCAGTTTAGGCCCGGCGCCATTGCCGACCATTCGCCCCTGGCCGACCATGCAGCACACGCCGACGGCCATCCCGGCTACGGCTATCCCCCCGACGGTCGTTCCGACAATCGCCCCGGCCCTAGACCCACCGCAACAGGTTCCCGTCAACGGCATCCCTTGGGAGAGTATCGTCGTGATGCCGCCCGACGTGGCGACTCATGCGCGAGAAATTTTCGCCGCCGGGCAGGCCCTCGGCCGCAACCCCCACGCCTATAGCAAAGTGGGCGACAGCACGACCGAGAACCCCCATTTCCTGGCGCGCTACGACGAGGGGCCGTATAACCTCGGCCCTTTCGCCCATCTGCAAGCGGTGATCGACCACTTTCACGGCTCACATGGGCGTGACAGCATCGCCGTGCGCATCGGCCTGCACGCCTGGACGGCCAACGACCCGACCTGGGCCGAAGCCGGCATCTGCCTGCCGAATGAGACGCCGGTGCAGTGCGAGATTCGCGTCCACAATCCGGCCGTCGTCTTCATCCGCCTGGGAACCAACGACGTGGGGGTGGGCGGGATGTTCGACGCCAATATACGCCAGATCGTCGAGACGGCCATCGCCGCCGGGGTCATCCCCATCATCGGCACCAAGGGCGACCGGCACGAGGGCAGCAACGAGAACAACGACATCCTGCGCCGCATTGCCGCCGACTATCGCCTCCCCCTCTGGGATTTTGACCTCGTCGCCAACACCTTGCCCGGCCGTGGCCTGGACGTTGACGCGGCCCACATGCTCACCTTCTACGCCCACGACTACAACGACCCCACCGCCTTCACCCGCGGCCACGCCATGCACAACCTGACGGCATTAATGGTGCTGGATGCGGTCTGGCGCGAGGTCATCCAGCAGTGA
- a CDS encoding PDDEXK family nuclease, giving the protein MVSEITNVEKPDGPGPAPAFSHSIEAEFAHILDYYGVAWEYEPRSFVLERDPDGSVRVAFTPDFYLPEQDLFVELTTMRPKLVTKKNRKIRQMHELYPEINIQLWKRSDLRALMLRFGLDDEAARIMGTDAQSDTP; this is encoded by the coding sequence ATGGTCAGTGAAATAACGAACGTGGAAAAGCCGGATGGGCCAGGGCCGGCGCCCGCCTTTTCGCATTCTATCGAAGCCGAATTCGCCCATATCCTGGATTATTACGGCGTCGCCTGGGAGTACGAGCCGCGCTCGTTCGTGCTGGAGCGCGACCCGGACGGCAGCGTCCGCGTGGCCTTCACGCCGGACTTCTATTTGCCGGAGCAAGATCTGTTCGTTGAGCTAACCACCATGCGGCCGAAGCTGGTCACCAAGAAGAACCGCAAAATCAGGCAGATGCACGAACTGTACCCGGAGATCAACATCCAACTCTGGAAGCGTAGCGATCTGCGGGCGTTGATGTTGCGCTTTGGGCTGGACGACGAGGCGGCGCGCATCATGGGCACCGATGCCCAGAGCGACACGCCATGA
- a CDS encoding SGNH/GDSL hydrolase family protein produces MDLSGVLARLSAAVIVLLLAGCGAVASETAVMLPTVAQTALPPFVPTMAPPSPTPAPTLPTSTPLPTATATATPSPTTTPSPAATETSIATTTATPDPAQQINGVPFSAIAVIPPDVADHVGQIAARGRELGRNANAFSKLGDSGVLIESNLTRFDNGPSTLGPYEFLQPTVSHFAGSWARYGVGARVALTTIGTFDPQWADAEWCLPGEHLLACEIRLHNPAVLVIRLGTNDGRAELYERYMAQIIEFTIENGVIPVLGTKADRFEGDDSINAATRRLAATYRVPLWDFDAVAATLPNRGLTDDQAHLTVYGRNDYTDPETLQRGYPASDLSTLVVLDAIRRIALTTP; encoded by the coding sequence ATGGATCTATCAGGGGTTCTAGCTCGATTATCGGCGGCGGTGATTGTCCTGCTGCTGGCCGGTTGTGGCGCGGTGGCCTCGGAGACGGCCGTCATGCTGCCCACCGTGGCCCAGACGGCGCTGCCGCCCTTCGTGCCCACCATGGCCCCGCCGTCCCCTACGCCCGCGCCGACGCTGCCCACATCCACCCCCCTGCCGACGGCCACCGCGACCGCCACGCCATCGCCGACAACCACGCCCTCCCCGGCGGCGACCGAAACGTCTATTGCCACGACCACCGCGACGCCCGACCCGGCGCAACAAATCAACGGCGTACCTTTCAGCGCCATCGCCGTCATCCCGCCCGACGTAGCCGACCACGTGGGCCAGATCGCCGCGCGCGGCCGGGAGCTGGGGCGCAACGCCAACGCCTTCTCCAAGCTGGGCGACTCCGGGGTGCTCATCGAGTCCAACCTGACCCGCTTCGACAACGGCCCTTCCACGCTTGGCCCTTATGAGTTCCTTCAACCAACCGTCAGCCACTTTGCCGGGTCGTGGGCGCGCTATGGCGTGGGGGCGCGGGTGGCCCTGACGACCATCGGCACCTTTGATCCCCAATGGGCCGACGCGGAATGGTGTCTGCCGGGCGAGCACTTGCTGGCCTGCGAGATTCGGCTGCACAATCCGGCCGTCCTGGTCATTCGTCTGGGAACCAACGACGGCCGCGCCGAACTGTACGAACGTTATATGGCTCAAATCATCGAATTCACCATCGAAAACGGCGTCATCCCCGTCCTGGGGACGAAGGCCGACCGCTTCGAGGGGGACGACAGCATCAACGCCGCCACGCGCCGCCTGGCGGCCACCTATCGCGTGCCGCTGTGGGATTTCGACGCCGTCGCCGCCACGCTGCCCAACCGCGGGCTGACCGACGACCAGGCCCACCTGACGGTCTACGGCCGCAACGACTACACCGACCCGGAGACGCTGCAACGCGGCTACCCGGCCAGCGATTTATCAACTCTGGTCGTCCTCGATGCCATCCGGCGCATCGCGTTGACGACCCCCTGA
- a CDS encoding L-lactate dehydrogenase translates to MKIGIVGCGFVGATAAYAMVMNGVGRELVLVDLNEKRAVAEAADILHAVPFAHNLNVHAGHYADLAGARVVIMAAGVGQKPGETRIELLGRNAAVFRSVIPQIYEHAPDAVLVIATNPVDVMTHITAQIAAEFGIPSHRVVGSGTTLDTARFRSLLGQAVGVDSNHVHAYVVGEHGDSEVLVWSLTNIGNMPLRDFVTLSGHELTGEERAAIDEGVRHAAYQIIDGKGATYYGVGSALARITRNILGDRRAIMTVCTPTAEIAGVKDVTVSLPSLVGGDGVLETYHLPLDADETAALARSAGLIRELIDQLD, encoded by the coding sequence ATGAAGATCGGAATAGTGGGCTGCGGTTTCGTCGGGGCGACGGCCGCCTATGCCATGGTGATGAACGGCGTCGGCCGTGAATTGGTGCTGGTCGATTTGAACGAAAAGCGGGCTGTGGCCGAAGCGGCCGACATTCTCCACGCCGTGCCGTTTGCCCATAACCTCAACGTCCATGCCGGCCACTACGCCGACCTGGCCGGGGCGCGGGTGGTGATCATGGCCGCCGGCGTGGGCCAGAAGCCGGGCGAGACGCGCATCGAATTGCTGGGGCGCAACGCCGCCGTCTTTCGCTCGGTCATTCCCCAGATTTATGAACATGCGCCCGATGCCGTGCTGGTCATCGCCACCAACCCGGTCGACGTGATGACCCACATCACGGCCCAGATCGCCGCCGAGTTCGGCATCCCGTCGCATCGGGTTGTCGGCTCGGGTACGACGCTGGACACGGCCCGCTTTCGTTCGCTGCTGGGCCAGGCGGTGGGCGTCGATTCCAACCACGTCCACGCCTACGTGGTGGGCGAGCACGGCGACTCCGAGGTGCTGGTGTGGTCGCTGACCAACATCGGCAATATGCCGCTGCGCGATTTTGTGACGTTGAGCGGCCATGAATTGACCGGCGAGGAACGCGCGGCCATCGACGAAGGTGTGCGTCATGCCGCCTACCAGATTATCGACGGCAAGGGGGCCACCTATTATGGCGTGGGCAGCGCTTTGGCGCGCATCACCCGCAATATCCTGGGCGACCGGCGGGCGATTATGACCGTCTGCACGCCGACGGCCGAGATCGCCGGGGTCAAGGACGTGACCGTCTCGCTGCCTAGTTTGGTGGGCGGCGATGGCGTCCTGGAAACCTACCACTTGCCGCTTGACGCCGATGAGACGGCCGCCCTGGCCCGTAGCGCCGGCCTGATTCGCGAGTTGATCGATCAGCTCGATTAG
- a CDS encoding molybdopterin-dependent oxidoreductase: MSVTLHVNGRDEEFPALLSDTLRDALRHGGYVSVRFGSHSGETGAAAILLDGRLVSADTLLVGQAAGHRIETIEGLNARVGELHPLQQAFIETGAIQSGYSTPAMILAAKALLDRNLNPTESEVRDALSGVLCRETGYLRPVMAVLRAAAVLRGEEPPPGVDPQVVDAGYLVTAFPVDEDGDTEGDVPEPPDPPAHGVFGPTTQTRSHTVLVLHSNTGPETKVVGKSETKVDAVKLAKGNPAFVDDIELRGMLYARLLTSPHAHARIRDIDDSAALALPGVRAVIHYKNVARVKYASGGQSYPNPPPHDQVSFDNKVRYVGDRVAAVAADTLEIAEAALKLIAVDYEILPAVFDEREAIRPGAPVIHDESDTQGIHDAAHNLVHHIYAELGDVAQGYAEADHVFEHSYYTHQVQQAPIEPHIAISWWDADERLVIRTSTQVPFHVRRMVAPLLGLPVGRIRVIKPRIGGGFGVKQEMLIEDIVGHLTIATGRPVRLELTRAEEFHSSRTRHPETITYKTGVMADGTLHSMEMIVLGNTGAYGTHGLTVLTVSGLRGLSSYNCPNRKFDCRVVYTNLPVPGAYRGYGGPQALFALESHMDEIAHTLGLDPIEFRRKNWVQAGDTLPMAVLLGEGEKKTVVDAPVIQSCGLDECFVQGMAAIGWERRDDPNWRIVPGKPHLRRGLGAAMGMHGTAIPGLDMGGAAIKINDDGSFNVTVGATDLGTGSDTILAQMAAEVLGVPLSDVMIYSSDTDMTPFDTGAYASSTTYISGTAVKRAAEALAEQIRERAALMLGLDEWGDIRLENRQAIAADGRAVTMESLALHSLHQHDQRQLMASASYVSSASPPPFAGQFAEVEVDTETGQVTVTKLIMAVDAGVVINPLTAAGQVEGGMVQALGYGHCEEMAYDADGRMVNPAFGPYYIYRADEMPDLKAILVQTHEPTGPFGAKAIAEIPKDGVAPAIANAVFDATGARLRRIPFTPQRVYDTLHEVKA; the protein is encoded by the coding sequence ATGTCGGTCACCCTACACGTAAACGGGCGCGACGAGGAATTCCCCGCCCTTCTCAGCGACACCTTGCGCGATGCGCTACGCCACGGCGGCTACGTCAGCGTGCGCTTCGGCAGCCACTCCGGCGAAACCGGCGCGGCGGCGATCCTGCTCGACGGCCGTCTGGTCAGCGCCGATACCCTGCTCGTCGGTCAGGCCGCCGGCCACCGCATCGAGACGATTGAGGGGCTGAACGCGCGCGTGGGCGAACTGCACCCACTGCAACAAGCGTTCATCGAGACGGGGGCCATCCAGTCGGGCTATTCGACGCCGGCCATGATCCTGGCCGCCAAGGCGCTGCTCGACCGCAACCTTAACCCCACCGAGTCCGAAGTGCGCGACGCGCTATCGGGCGTGCTGTGCCGCGAGACGGGCTATTTGCGGCCGGTTATGGCCGTGCTGCGCGCCGCGGCCGTGCTGCGCGGCGAGGAACCGCCGCCGGGCGTCGATCCGCAGGTGGTCGATGCCGGCTACCTGGTCACTGCCTTCCCCGTCGATGAGGATGGGGATACCGAGGGCGACGTGCCCGAACCGCCCGACCCGCCGGCCCACGGCGTCTTCGGCCCGACAACGCAGACCCGCAGCCACACCGTCCTCGTCCTGCATAGCAACACCGGCCCGGAGACGAAGGTTGTGGGCAAGTCGGAAACGAAGGTCGATGCCGTGAAGCTGGCTAAGGGCAACCCGGCCTTTGTCGACGACATCGAGCTGCGCGGCATGCTCTATGCCCGCCTGCTGACCAGCCCCCACGCCCACGCCCGCATCCGCGACATCGACGACAGCGCGGCGTTGGCGCTGCCGGGCGTGCGGGCCGTCATCCATTACAAGAACGTGGCCCGGGTCAAGTACGCTTCCGGCGGGCAGTCGTACCCCAACCCGCCGCCGCACGATCAGGTCAGCTTTGACAATAAGGTGCGCTACGTGGGCGACCGGGTGGCGGCCGTGGCCGCCGATACGCTGGAAATCGCCGAGGCGGCGCTCAAATTGATCGCCGTCGATTACGAGATATTGCCCGCCGTCTTTGACGAGCGCGAGGCGATCCGGCCGGGCGCGCCGGTCATCCACGACGAGAGCGACACGCAGGGCATCCACGACGCCGCGCACAATCTCGTCCATCACATCTACGCCGAACTGGGCGACGTGGCCCAGGGCTATGCCGAGGCCGACCACGTCTTCGAGCACAGCTACTACACCCACCAGGTGCAGCAAGCGCCCATCGAACCCCACATCGCCATCAGCTGGTGGGACGCCGATGAGCGGCTGGTCATCCGTACCTCGACCCAGGTGCCGTTCCACGTCCGGCGCATGGTGGCCCCGCTGTTGGGCTTGCCGGTCGGCCGCATCCGGGTCATCAAGCCGCGCATCGGCGGCGGCTTCGGCGTGAAGCAGGAGATGCTCATCGAGGACATCGTCGGCCATCTGACCATCGCCACCGGGCGGCCGGTACGTCTGGAGCTGACCCGCGCCGAGGAATTCCACAGCAGCCGCACCCGTCACCCGGAGACGATCACCTACAAGACCGGCGTCATGGCCGACGGCACGCTCCACAGTATGGAGATGATCGTGCTGGGCAACACCGGGGCCTATGGGACGCATGGCCTGACCGTGCTGACCGTCTCCGGCCTGCGCGGTCTCAGCAGCTACAACTGCCCCAATCGCAAGTTCGATTGCCGGGTCGTCTATACCAACCTGCCCGTGCCGGGAGCCTATCGCGGCTATGGTGGGCCGCAGGCGCTGTTTGCGCTGGAGTCCCACATGGACGAGATCGCCCACACGCTGGGCCTCGATCCGATTGAGTTCCGCCGCAAGAACTGGGTGCAGGCCGGCGACACGCTGCCGATGGCCGTGCTGCTGGGCGAAGGCGAGAAGAAGACGGTCGTCGATGCGCCGGTTATCCAGTCGTGCGGGCTGGACGAGTGCTTTGTGCAGGGCATGGCGGCCATCGGCTGGGAGCGCCGCGATGACCCCAACTGGCGCATTGTGCCCGGCAAGCCGCATCTCCGGCGCGGGCTGGGTGCGGCCATGGGCATGCACGGCACGGCCATCCCCGGCCTGGACATGGGCGGCGCGGCGATCAAGATCAACGACGACGGCTCGTTCAACGTTACCGTCGGCGCGACCGATCTGGGCACCGGCTCCGACACCATCCTGGCCCAGATGGCGGCCGAGGTGCTGGGCGTGCCCCTCAGCGACGTGATGATCTACTCCAGCGATACCGACATGACTCCCTTCGACACCGGGGCCTATGCCAGTTCCACGACCTACATCTCCGGCACGGCCGTCAAGCGCGCCGCCGAGGCGCTGGCCGAGCAAATCCGCGAGCGGGCGGCGCTCATGCTGGGCCTGGACGAGTGGGGCGACATCCGGCTGGAGAATCGCCAGGCCATCGCCGCCGACGGCCGCGCGGTGACGATGGAGAGCCTGGCTCTGCACTCGCTCCACCAGCACGACCAGCGCCAACTCATGGCCAGCGCGTCCTACGTCAGTTCGGCCTCGCCGCCGCCCTTCGCCGGGCAGTTCGCCGAGGTCGAGGTGGACACCGAGACGGGCCAGGTGACCGTGACCAAACTAATCATGGCCGTCGATGCCGGCGTGGTCATCAACCCGCTGACGGCCGCCGGCCAGGTGGAAGGCGGCATGGTGCAGGCGTTGGGCTACGGCCATTGCGAGGAGATGGCCTATGACGCCGACGGACGCATGGTCAACCCGGCCTTTGGGCCATACTACATCTATCGCGCCGACGAAATGCCCGACCTGAAAGCCATCCTGGTGCAAACCCACGAGCCGACCGGGCCATTCGGGGCCAAGGCTATCGCCGAAATCCCCAAGGATGGCGTGGCTCCGGCCATCGCCAATGCCGTGTTCGACGCCACCGGGGCGCGGCTGCGACGTATCCCCTTTACGCCGCAACGGGTGTATGATACGCTGCATGAGGTAAAAGCCTGA
- a CDS encoding dihydroorotate dehydrogenase-like protein, with translation MADLNTSYLDLALKSPLVVSSNPLTYDLDNLRRLEAAGAGAVVLYSLFEEQIELAELGFADYYKSHSDELPEAIRHVAAMKEYNQGAGSYLAHLYQAKHALSIPVIGSLNGYYSSGWTRYARLIEAAGADALELNIYYMPTKLHISGADVEQMYIDLVRDVTQSVRIPVAVKLSPYFSAMANMARRLTGAGASGLVLFNRFYQPDFDVVNRAVVPTLDLSISSELRLRLRWVALLAGEIEADLAITGGVHSAEDVVKSLMAGANVAMMASALIQRGIDHLAVVKSDLNQWLDQNGYASVKEIRGLLSHAQIGDTAALERANYLNVLRTARSKKES, from the coding sequence ATGGCCGATCTTAATACATCCTACCTGGACCTTGCCCTCAAATCGCCGCTAGTCGTCTCATCCAATCCTCTTACCTACGATTTGGACAACCTGCGTCGTCTGGAGGCGGCCGGCGCCGGCGCGGTCGTCCTCTACTCCTTATTCGAGGAACAGATTGAACTGGCGGAACTGGGTTTCGCCGATTATTACAAGTCCCACAGCGACGAATTGCCCGAGGCCATTCGCCACGTGGCGGCCATGAAAGAGTACAATCAGGGGGCCGGCAGCTATCTGGCCCATTTGTATCAGGCCAAGCATGCCCTCTCGATCCCCGTCATCGGCAGCCTGAACGGCTATTATAGCAGCGGTTGGACGCGTTACGCCCGGCTCATCGAGGCCGCCGGGGCCGACGCGCTGGAACTCAATATCTACTACATGCCGACCAAGCTCCACATCTCCGGGGCCGACGTGGAGCAGATGTACATCGACCTGGTGCGCGATGTGACCCAATCGGTGCGCATCCCGGTGGCGGTGAAGCTCAGCCCCTATTTCAGCGCCATGGCGAATATGGCCCGCCGTCTGACCGGCGCGGGGGCGAGCGGTCTGGTGCTGTTCAACCGCTTCTACCAGCCCGATTTCGACGTGGTTAATCGGGCTGTCGTGCCCACGCTCGACCTGAGCATTTCCAGCGAGTTGCGCCTGCGGCTGCGCTGGGTGGCCTTGCTGGCCGGGGAGATCGAGGCCGATCTGGCGATCACCGGCGGCGTGCATTCGGCCGAAGACGTGGTGAAAAGCCTCATGGCCGGGGCCAACGTGGCGATGATGGCCTCGGCGCTCATCCAGCGCGGCATCGATCATCTGGCCGTCGTGAAGAGCGATTTGAATCAGTGGCTCGATCAGAATGGCTATGCCTCCGTCAAGGAAATTCGCGGCCTGCTCAGCCACGCCCAGATCGGCGACACGGCCGCACTGGAACGGGCGAACTATCTCAACGTGCTACGCACCGCCCGGAGCAAGAAGGAATCGTAG